The following nucleotide sequence is from Salvia splendens isolate huo1 chromosome 2, SspV2, whole genome shotgun sequence.
TCTCCTCTCCCATGGATTGACAGTTCTTATCCAACAATTCACATGATATTTACAAGCTTGGTTCCATAGTGTCTTAATTACCTTTGATTTTTGTATTTACTCCATTTGTTGTCTTTGAAGAAAGTAATTTTGTTGATTCAGGTGCAATTTCAATCTTATACTAGCAAAAGGAACGATGCTGCCTGAAGGTCGATAGTACCCTTCTCGTCAACAACCTCAAGGACATCAAGGTAATCAATTGGTTATGGATCTTTTCTTGTTGAGGTTACAAAAAAGTTACATCTCTTTTTTTACCATCAAGTACTCGCATAGCTAATGTTGGCTACCAATATGTGCTAGTAAAATATGTAAAGGGAGTATAGACTGTATCGTACATATAATCATCTCGAGCTATACACCAATTTATGATTAACCAGCCTAGATAAACAAGCTGTTCGAGTAAGAACATGAAATCGAGTTATATAGAAACGCTGGCTTAAGCTAAGTGAAGATAAGTATTAGCTCAGAAATAAACAATGAAAGTGATAATGCcatctgaaaataaaataggaaattgAACTAAAGAGAGGAAGAGCTTTGACTTGAGCAACAGAAATATATTAGCTTCATCTGAATCTCCTATAAAGATAGTAATACAATAAATTCTTGTTAGAAATGTGGCCTAAAAAGTGGCCCTTGAAACAAATAATGTAAGATCCTGATCTCACATTCTAGTCAACATGAATTCTCTTATGCAGATGCATGGTTTATATCTAAAATACCAATCTCTATCTAAAAAAATGctcatatatatattaaattatatatgtgtatatagtATTATACCATATCAGTCCCAAATGGAATAAGTTTCTGTTTCATCCCATTCCTCCATCTCAAACTCCCCATAACTGACAGATTCTCCGACGCCCGACGGGCCTCCCAGCTCCATCCACATTTTAGGCGAGTCGAGTGGCGCCTCATTGATGGCTTGAATGTCGCTAGGCGACAGCTTCACCCTAGCCGGGACAGCACCCCCACCAGAACCGCCATCAGCATCCCCCAACTGCTCGACACCACCCAGCTGCATGGCGGCCAGCTGAGCCGCTTGGCGGATGTCGTCTGCTTCAGCACTGGCAGGCTTTGGAAGGCTCTCCACCAGCTCCGGGAAGTTGATGCGTGCATCCGCCCCTCTCAGGTACCACGCGGAGACGTCATAGGCCACGGCCGCCATCTCAGGCGTGTCGAAACTCCCCAACCAAATACGAGTCTTTTTCCCAGGCTCGCGAATCTCCGACACCCACCTCCCCCATTTCCGTCTCCTCACGCCTACGTACCTCGGCCTGGCCCCCTCGTTCTTGTCCTCTTTGATCATGTCTGAGTTTCTCGGAAATCGTGCTTTCTGTAGCTTGAAAGGAGGGCATGGCTATGGTTTTATAGGAAAGAGGGGAGTGTTGGAGAATTGTTGTAGTGCATGAATGAGTTGAGGGAGTGAGCATAAGAGCTCAAAAAATGTTGGTTGGTGAAGTGAGGTTCCACGTTGTTGCATGAAAGTgggagtgtgtgtgtgtgtgagagtgtttttttatttttttgagagATTTTGCTAATGGATATAATTAGCCGACACTTGTCATCCTTAACCTACTTTTGTATGGATTTGAGGAGTTGTAGAGATGTTTTGATCTCATAAAATAAGAATGTTTCACACTGAAAAAGATTAGAGTTCttgattttcaaattatttCTCTGCTGACCTTACTGTGTTACTTAGTTGAAACTTGCAACCTAAAACTTGACCCCATCTCTGTTTAGATCATTTTCTGTCGGAATAtcctttttttaatgttttatttagttatattgattttcttgaattttttctttgtttcttgATTAAGTTGAAGTCTAATTCTTGATGTTGCATTTCAATGTGATTGCTGTTTTTCGTTTGTTAAGCTAGTATGCTCTTCAAAATAAATTCGatttgatttattattattattattattattattattattatcttttcATTTGTTCTGTTATCAAGCTCTGTTTAAGTGTTTAGCTTAACAATcgtgttttatttatttgttaactTTTAGTATATattctaaaattttcaaaaataaaggGGAAAATAGCTTATACCCTAGAAAAATTAATCAATTTCATCATGTGTGAAAATTTACGTGCTTTATTTATCTGCATTTTCAAATAGTCAAATGTGAGTTAGTGTATTTAATCATTAACAAGTGGATTATTAATAGAGACGTTTTGattttatctgtttatttatttcaagaTTTTTTGGATTACATGACAAACAGCTGTATCTAACAAAGCTTCATTGTGTGATTAACTGTCACCCATTAATCTTTTTATTTAGTGTTCAGTCTTTTTTAAACACatttttcattaatatttttgttatatttattt
It contains:
- the LOC121781930 gene encoding ethylene-responsive transcription factor ERF021-like, encoding MIKEDKNEGARPRYVGVRRRKWGRWVSEIREPGKKTRIWLGSFDTPEMAAVAYDVSAWYLRGADARINFPELVESLPKPASAEADDIRQAAQLAAMQLGGVEQLGDADGGSGGGAVPARVKLSPSDIQAINEAPLDSPKMWMELGGPSGVGESVSYGEFEMEEWDETETYSIWD